In Penicillium oxalicum strain HP7-1 chromosome I, whole genome shotgun sequence, a single window of DNA contains:
- a CDS encoding putative endo-beta-1,4-glucanase B: MRYDLILAAGATLALAVPQGISKRAGGFVWFGASESCGEFGETHLPGVLGTDYTWPDQSAIKTLYDGGMNIFRVPFRMERLIPTSMTASPDAAYLQGLKSTVNYITSIGAHAIIDPHNYGRYYGNIITSTSDFKAFWTTVAKEFASNDKVIFDTNNEFNTEDQSVVYDMNQAAIDAIRAAGATSQYIFVEGNSWTGAWTWVSVNSGLGNLTDPQNKIVYEMHQYLDSDGSGTSGTCASSTIGKERVQSATQWLKDNNKLGFLGEFAGGANSVCQTAITGMLDYMQDNSDVWLGASWWAAGPWWGNYFASMEPPSGAGYAYYFKILSAYFPSSSSGGGSGGSTTATTTAAQTTTTKAPVTTTKTTTTAAPATTTAGGATAGHWAQCGGVGYSGPTACASPYTCKKQNDYYSQCL; this comes from the exons ATGAGATACGATTTGATTCTTGCCGCCGGCGCCACTCTGGCACTGGCCGTGCCCCAGGGCATCTCCAAGCGGGCCGGAGGCTTTGTCT GGTTCGGCGCTAGCGAGTCTTGCGGAGAGTTCGGCGAGACTCACCTGCCTGGTGTGCTGGGAACCGACTACACTTGGCCTGATCAGTCGGCCATTAAGACACTCTATGATGGGGGCATGAACATTTTCCGAGTGCCATTCCGGATGGAGCGATTGATTCCAACCTCAATGACGGCCAGCCCGGACGCTGCTTACCTGCAGGGACTCAAGAGC ACTGTCAACTACATCACCTCCATTGGCGCGCATGCCATCATTGACCCTCACAACTATGGCCGATA CTACGGCAACATCATCACCTCGACCAGTGACTTCAAAGCATTCTGGACGACCGTGGCCAAAGAGTTTGCCTCGAACGACAAAGTCATCTTTGACACCA ACAATGAGTTCAACACCGAAGACCAATCTGTCGTCTACGACATGAACCAAGCCGCCATCGACGCCATCCGCGCTGCCGGTGCGACCTCGCAATACATCTTCGTTGAAGGAAACTCGTGGACTGGTGCCTGGACCTGGGTTTCCGTTAACTCAGGGCTCGGCAACCTGACCGACCCTCAGAACAAGATCGTCTACGAGATGCACCAGTACCTTGACTCGGACGGCTCCGGCACCTCTGGCACCTGCGCCAGCTCCACCATCGGCAAGGAGCGCGTTCAGTCCGCTACTCAATGGCTCAAGGACAACAACAAGCTTGGATTCTTGGGTGAGTTCGCGGGTGGCGCCAACTCTGTCTGCCAGACTGCCATCACCGGAATGTTGGACTACATGCAGGATAACAGTGACGTCTGGCTGGGCGCCTCGTGGTGGGCGGCCGGACCGTGGTGGGGCAACTATTTCGCCTCGATGGAGCCCCCTTCAGGAGCAGGATACGCATACTACTTTAAGATCTTGTCGGCGTACTTCCCATCTTCGAGCTCGGGCGGTGGCTCGGGAGGTTCGACCACGGCGACCACCACCGCTGCTCagaccacgaccaccaaGGCACCCGTGACgaccaccaagaccaccacTACAGCCGCACCGGCCACGACGACCGCTGGCGGTGCGACAGCCGGACACTGGGCGCAGTGCGGTGGCGTTGGCTACTCGGGACCCACGGCGTGTGCGAGCCCGTACACCTGCAAGAAGCAGAACGACTACTACTCGCAGTGTCTGTAA
- a CDS encoding Chromosome transmission fidelity protein 18: MIPSSPDFLSSFDPALHLHSESHSYSPNLPSESFSEDLEAIHFHRLEQTRNKVVIQHRAWNLSDVFRSDDDIKPDTPTKACPATPRRNALIKAWDTDFIPSSPPVSIMPFMTTPGSAILGDSDANAQKRKIADTEENASQTELKRPKFVGGFVDEDDEDEDDEVAAMRDEHLKSQFELQENTQPALFNALPLRNESLNLTPVALQMGDSSGATDIPQPEVTSETSAEPTKFQIKTCNGKTHHAPLRTTAVPISYEQMIASRSETDPGRAKRSYYGIEIHKLMDEAAKETKAAREAPRPSLPVEKSIEAAEVNAKQKKLDSMMWTEKYRARKFTDLIGDERTHRAVLRWLKGWEPIVFPGLARSNKVKKTGQDGEDEERMHRKVLLLSGPPGLGKTTLAHVCAKQAGYEVLEINASDERSRDVVKGRIRDALGTENVKGANVEVGENKVRRAARPVCVVVDEVDGVVGGAGSGGEGGFMKALIDLVMLDQRNARYAAENGGKSTKKRKGDTFRFLRPLILVCNDLYHPSLRPLRASTIAEMIHVRQAPLENVVQRVKNIFGREGIPCDNDGARRLCEAAWGLETRRKRSSKTSGSAEGDIRSVLVAAEWVAHKLRNENLSSLRLTRNWLERRVLGASTEGGSFFKEMSRGGVREIVNRVFAENAGFTDAPAGLSFQDKFDSSTSRVPVGVADLRKRHALNRLREMVDSSGEHDRCVTDCFAVYPHQQYRDDNFLTKPTQAYDWLHFHDSISMRVHSSQEWELGPYLSQSTLAYTRFHHLFASAAGKIEANDRENEDENAEEEHPFAGPKADFLVFEAQKENRSILNGFHAALPAPILRMFRSAESVVTDLVPYLIRMLSPDIKPVIVRAGGDQRSTASIRRESERILVQSAVRVMSGMGVTFEKVRVEHEGGSHGGWAYRMEPSLDSLVAFSKMTGPTSSGNAPVRFAVRQVLDQEYRKEILRKQSDAKNAANGRSLQGQSATEPQQQGGRGGARKVSGNAVKRDFFGREIQEPVREITDMDRDNPSDESSKAGRKVWVTYHEGFSNAVRKPISLGELLAGL; this comes from the exons ATGATTCCCTCATCGCCGGATTTTCTGTCTTCCTTTGATCCcgctctccatcttcattcCGAATCCCACAGCTACTCGCCGAACCTACCTTCCGAGTCTTTCTCCGAGGATCTCGAGGCTATTCATTTTCATCGCCTCGAGCAAACTCGAAATAAAGTGGTGATCCAGCACCGAGCGTGGAATTTGTCTGATGTTTTCCGCAGTGACGACGACATAAAGCCTG ATACCCCGACAAAGGCCTGCCCTGCGACACCGCGCCGCAACGCGCTGATCAAAGCCTGGGACACAGATTTTAtaccatcttctcctccggtGTCAATTATGCCGTTCATGACAACACCGGGGTCTGCCATCCTGGGAGACTCGGACGCCAATGCGCAGAAGCGCAAAATCGCCGATACCGAGGAGAACGCATCTCAGACAGAACTCAAAAGGCCCAAATTTGTCGGTGGTTttgtcgacgaggatgacgaggatgaagacgatgaggtAGCAGCGATGCGGGATGAGCATTTGAAGAGTCAATTCGAGCTGCAAGAGAACACCCAGCCGGCACTATTCAATGCTTTGCCTTTGCGGAATGAATCACTCAATTTGACACCTGTTGCTCTACAAATGGGAGACAGTTCCGGAGCCACGGACATTCCGCAGCCTGAAGTCACGTCAGAGACCTCCGCCGAGCCGACCAAGTTTCAGATTAAGACCTGCAACGGCAAAACGCACCATGCGCCTCTTCGAACCACGGCGGTTCCCATTTCATATGAGCAGATGATTGCCAGCCGATCAGAGACCGATCCTGGGCGGGCGAAACGCAGCTACTACGGCATCGAGATTCACAAGTTGATGGATGAGGCTGCGAAAGAAACGAAAGCGGCCAGAGAAGCACCACGACCCTCTCTCCCCGTGGAGAAATCTATTGAAGCTGCAGAAGTGAATGCAAAGCAGAAGAAATTGGATTCCATGATGTGGACGGAGAAATACCGCGCCCGCAAATTCACAGACCTGATCGGTGACGAGCGCACACATCGTGCGGTTCTTCGTTGGCTGAAAGGATGGGAGCCGATCGTCTTTCCGGGCTTGGCTAGGTCGAATAAGGTCAAGAAGACTGgccaagatggagaagacgaggagcGCATGCACCGCAAGGTGCTCCTCCTGAGCGGGCCGCCGGGGCTTGGCAAGACAACGTTAGCCCACGTGTGTGCAAAGCAGGCCGGATATGAGGTTCTTGAGATCAACGCCAGTGACGAACGCAGCAGAGATGTAGTCAAAGGCAGAATTCGCGATGCTTTGGGCACGGAAAACGTCAAAGGCGCTAATGTGGAGGTTGGCGAAAATAAAGTCCGCCGTGCTGCCAGGCCAGTATGTGTTGTGGTGGACGAAGTTGATGGCGTCGTTGGGGGCGCTGGCAgcggtggagaaggaggTTTTATGAAAGCATTGATTGATTTGGTCATGCTCGATCAACGAAACGCTCGGTATGCCGCGGAAAACGGTGGCAAGTCGACCAAGAAGCGCAAAGGCGATACCTTTCGCTTTCTTCGACCATTGATCTTGGTTTGCAATGATCTCTATCATCCTAGTCTTCGTCCGTTGCGCGCATCAACTATTGCGGAGATGATTCACGTTCGACAAGCACCACTGGAGAACGTCGTGCAACGTGTCAAGAACATCTTTGGACGTGAGGGTATTCCATGTGACAACGATGGGGCTCGtaggctttgcgaagccgCTTGGGGTCTAGAAACTAGGAGGAAACGCAGTTCCAAGACTAGCGGATCTGCCGAGGGCGATATTCGAAGCGTGTTGGTTGCCGCTGAATGGGTCGCCCACAAGCTTCGGAACGAGAATCTGTCGTCTCTACGTCTGACTCGGAATTGGCTGGAACGCCGAGTACTTGGTGCTTCCACGGAAGGTGGGAGCTTTTTCAAGGAGATGAGCCGTGGAGGTGTTCGAGAGATTGTCAACCGGGTTTTCGCCGAAAATGCAGGATTCACTGACGCCCCGGCTGGATTATCCTTCCAGGACAAGTTTGACAGCTCGACGAGTCGTGTCCCGGTAGGTGTGGCAGACTTGCGGAAACGACACGCTCTGAATCGACTCCGGGAGATGGTGGATTCGAGTGGCGAACATGACCGTTGTGTCACGGACTGCTTCGCTGTCTATCCTCACCAGCAGTATCGAGATGATAACTTTCTCACCAAACCCACCCAAGCTTATGACTGGCTCCACTTCCACGACAGTATCTCGATGCGAGTGCACTCCTCTCAAGAATGGGAGCTTGGCCCTTATTTAAGCCAGTCTACACTCGCCTACACTCGCTTCCACCATCTTTTTGCCTCTGCTGCCGGGAAGATTGAGGCCAATGATCGTGAAAACGAGGATGAAaatgccgaggaagagcaccCGTTCGCGGGGCCCAAGGCTGATTTCCTGGTCTTTGAAGCACAGAAGGAGAATCGCTCCATCTTGAACGGGTTTCATGCTGCTCTACCTGCGCCCATACTGCGTATGTTCCGGTCGGCGGAGAGTGTGGTGACCGATCTGGTCCCATACTTGATCCGCATGCTGTCACCGGACATCAAGCCTGTCATTGTCCGGGCCGGTGGCGATCAGAGAAGTACAGCCAGCATCCGCAGGGAGAGCGAGCGAATACTTGTCCAGTCTGCCGTCCGGGTGATGTCCGGAATGGGGGTCACCTTTGAGAAGGTCCGAGTCGAGCACGAAGGTGGGAGTCACGGTGGATGGGCATATCGAATGGAGCC GTCCCTCGACTCCCTCGTTGCATTCTCAAAAATGACTGGCCCTACTTCGTCAGGCAATGCGCCTGTTCGTTTTGCAGTCCGCCAAGTCCTCGACCAAGAATACCGCAAGGAAATCCTCCGCAAGCAATCCGATGCCAAAAACGCCGCCAACGGCCGATCCCTTCAGGGCCAATCTGCCACGGAGCCACAGCAGCAAGGCGGCCGCGGTGGTGCTCGCAAAGTGAGCGGAAATGCCGTCAAGCGAGACTTTTTCGGACGGGAGATTCAAGAGCCCGTCCGCGAGATCACGGACATGGATCGGGACAATCCGTCGGATGAATCCTCCAAGGCTGGTCGGAAAGTGTGGGTGACGTATCACGAAGGATTCTCGAATGCGGTTCGCAAACCCATTTCTTTGGGCGAACTGTTGGCGGGATTGTAA